The DNA segment TTACCGTTGGCTACACAGTTCAGTGCGACACCTCCTGCCATACATAAATACTTTGCACCGGTTAAGCTTTTGGCTTCGCTGGCCATCTTAAAAACTATTTCTTCTGTAACCTGTTGGATTGCATAAGCAAGGTCGCAATGGTGCTGCTCTACATTTGATTCCGGTTTTCTGCTTGGAAAACCAAATAGTCTTTCCCACTTTTTCTCCTTGATCATACGCAATCCCGTAGCATAGTTAAAATAATCCTGATCTAACCAAACCGAACCGTCTTCTTTTATTTCAACTAAATGTTCCTTTATCAGTTGGATAAAACGTTTAGTTCGCTCAGAGATTGGATTGCCGTATGGAGCAAGTCCCATTAATTTATATTCGCCTGAATTTACCCTAAAACCGATATAATACGTGAAAGCTGAGTAAAGTAGCCCAACAGAATGTGGGAAGCGTAACTCCTTCAGGATTGAGATAGTGTTTTTCTTGCCAATGCAAATTGAAGCGGTTGCCCATTCCCCCACGGCATCTATTGATAATATCGCTGCTTCTTCAAATGGAGAAGGGAAAAATGCGCTTGCCGCATGTGAAAGGTGGTGTTCAGTAAATAGAAGCTTCAGTTTACTTTTGTTGTATTCTCCTATTTTACCAAGCTCATCACGAATTATCTTTTTTAGGAAAAATTTTTCCTTCACCCAAACGGGCATAGCTGCTAAGAATGATGGTAATCCTTTGGGAGCAAAAGCGTAATATGTTTCTAAAAGCCGCTCGAATTTAAGAAGAGGCTTGTCATAAAAAACCACTGCATCCAGTTCGTCAATGGTAAAACCTGAATTATCCATACAATACTTTATCGCATTCGATGGAAAATCACTCGTATGTTTCCTTCTCGTGAAACGTTCCTCCTGTGCCGCAGCGAGAATATTTCCATCTTCAAGAAGAGAAGCAGCTGAATCATGGTAGAAAGCAGAGATTCCTAAAATTTTTGTCATATCGAAATTTCCCAGATAAACGCTCAAAAAACACAATTCGCACCTTTCGACATCAACAATATTATCAAAAATCCCTGGCATTGTCAAGACTTTATGCTTTTCACCCAAACTCTGCTTCGTATGAATTAGGGATTCTAAGTGGGAAATCTCAATTCAAGTAATCTTTCTTCCACTGTTATTTTGTGGTTTTTGCTGCTATGGATTTTCTAACCAGACTTCGCCGTCGTAGCGGAGCATAATTAAATCATCTTTGAAGCCGTCGAGACGGATATTTGTTTTTTTGCCTGACAGTTCCTGCAATATCCATTTTGGA comes from the Patescibacteria group bacterium genome and includes:
- a CDS encoding carbamoyltransferase, producing the protein MTKILGISAFYHDSAASLLEDGNILAAAQEERFTRRKHTSDFPSNAIKYCMDNSGFTIDELDAVVFYDKPLLKFERLLETYYAFAPKGLPSFLAAMPVWVKEKFFLKKIIRDELGKIGEYNKSKLKLLFTEHHLSHAASAFFPSPFEEAAILSIDAVGEWATASICIGKKNTISILKELRFPHSVGLLYSAFTYYIGFRVNSGEYKLMGLAPYGNPISERTKRFIQLIKEHLVEIKEDGSVWLDQDYFNYATGLRMIKEKKWERLFGFPSRKPESNVEQHHCDLAYAIQQVTEEIVFKMASEAKSLTGAKYLCMAGGVALNCVANGKLLKSKLFDDIFIQPAAGDAGGALGAALAAQYLYFQNERKINEEMDSMQGAYLGPAYSDKEIELMSRKFKAVFHKYNEFYTLCEDVSNLLADGNVIGWFQGRMEFGPRALGNRSILGDARNTEMQKKLNLKIKYREGFRPFAPSVLMEDCADFFELQTPSPYMLLIAAVKKERRKELPDNYNELPLREKLYYIRSDVQSITHLDFSARIHTVHKETNPRYWQLIDTFKQKTGYGIIVNTSFNVRGEPIVCTPTDAYKCFMRTEMDYLVVGNYLFIKSEQPNWQDKEKWMEIFKL